The Actinomadura sp. WMMB 499 genome includes a window with the following:
- a CDS encoding chromosome segregation ATPase: protein MPNSQERDNSGPQETAATSPAAVSRGPGDDVGASGGSGETAVARMGDPVAVWPCANCGRPVPQPVGATRVVRYCRDDDGACAREARDRRERGRDAPGLTGQVASTWEMVERLEKAADVLAESLTSELSVAGVERRVAEVRAEAARELAIAQSERDSSQRRAEEARQEATAARQRGEAAAQDAERAREEARLATAKRDAAQQAWEEAHQIAQQSMTAKLAAESERDRIAAREAELLAALESARAELVELHAKTSEAESAAEAQRVEAAVAKQGAEDLRNAMRDAEAQRQRAMQAASKAEAERSTALRAQSEAEAEVVRIQARADEAAKERDAALAQAQAAAGERDEMTGRLNDQATQLRQLSQSVADQQAALTALAEERDAARAEADRARRQIDQFTQGSLSPGAPQGGRMQSGQMQSTAMQGTGTQNPGTQNPGTQSGPQPVPGVPPGPPPIGGPVPGGTGPHGIEGPVPGSATPYPLPGPAGAPSDRGRPVNGSDREDPLFTGP, encoded by the coding sequence ATGCCTAACAGCCAAGAGCGCGACAATAGCGGCCCGCAGGAGACGGCCGCGACGTCTCCCGCCGCGGTCTCCAGGGGACCGGGCGACGACGTCGGCGCGTCCGGGGGATCGGGGGAGACGGCGGTGGCCCGCATGGGCGACCCCGTCGCGGTGTGGCCGTGCGCGAACTGCGGGCGTCCCGTGCCGCAGCCGGTGGGGGCGACCCGCGTCGTCCGCTACTGCCGGGACGACGACGGCGCGTGCGCCCGCGAGGCGCGGGACCGGCGGGAGCGCGGCCGGGACGCGCCGGGCCTCACCGGGCAAGTCGCCTCCACCTGGGAGATGGTCGAGCGGCTGGAGAAGGCCGCCGACGTGCTCGCCGAGTCGCTGACCTCGGAGCTGAGCGTCGCCGGGGTCGAGCGGCGCGTCGCCGAGGTGCGGGCCGAGGCCGCCCGCGAGCTCGCCATCGCGCAGAGCGAGCGCGACTCCTCCCAGCGCCGGGCCGAGGAGGCCCGGCAGGAGGCCACCGCCGCGCGCCAGCGCGGCGAGGCCGCCGCGCAGGACGCCGAGCGCGCCCGCGAGGAGGCCAGGCTCGCGACCGCCAAGCGGGACGCCGCCCAGCAGGCATGGGAGGAGGCGCACCAGATCGCGCAGCAGTCGATGACCGCGAAGCTGGCCGCCGAGAGCGAGCGGGACCGCATCGCCGCCCGCGAGGCCGAGCTGCTGGCCGCGCTGGAGAGCGCCCGCGCCGAGCTGGTCGAGCTGCACGCCAAGACGTCCGAGGCGGAGAGCGCTGCCGAGGCGCAGCGGGTCGAGGCGGCGGTCGCCAAGCAGGGCGCCGAGGACCTGCGCAACGCCATGCGGGACGCCGAGGCGCAGCGGCAGCGCGCGATGCAGGCCGCCAGCAAGGCCGAGGCCGAGCGCAGCACCGCGCTGCGGGCCCAGTCCGAGGCCGAGGCCGAGGTCGTCCGCATCCAGGCCCGCGCCGACGAGGCCGCCAAGGAGCGCGACGCCGCGCTGGCCCAGGCGCAGGCCGCCGCGGGCGAGCGCGACGAGATGACGGGTCGGCTGAACGACCAGGCGACGCAGCTGCGGCAGCTGTCGCAGTCGGTCGCCGACCAGCAGGCCGCGCTGACCGCGTTGGCCGAGGAGCGCGACGCCGCCCGCGCCGAGGCCGACCGCGCCCGCCGCCAGATCGACCAGTTCACCCAGGGCAGCCTCTCGCCGGGCGCGCCGCAGGGCGGCCGGATGCAGAGCGGCCAGATGCAGAGCACCGCCATGCAGGGCACTGGCACGCAGAACCCCGGCACGCAGAACCCCGGCACGCAGAGCGGGCCCCAGCCGGTGCCGGGCGTCCCGCCGGGCCCGCCGCCCATCGGCGGCCCCGTCCCGGGCGGCACCGGGCCGCACGGGATCGAGGGCCCCGTGCCGGGTTCCGCGACGCCGTACCCGCTGCCCGGCCCGGCCGGGGCTCCGTCCGACCGCGGGCGCCCGGTGAACGGGTCGGACCGGGAGGACCCCCTGTTCACCGGCCCGTGA
- a CDS encoding ABC transporter ATP-binding protein, whose amino-acid sequence MPPAVPGVVLNADKIDLVRERRLLLDRVSMTVLRGEHWALLGPNGAGKSTLLGIFGAYTHPTRGTAEILGHRLGRVDVQRVRRVIGHVDPRHPLESARTVREVVLTGATGTIELVPRWAPTADEPGRADELIALLGLTDRASARWPTLSQGERGRALIARALMPDPPLLLLDEPATGLDVAARERLPASIDRLRAGRPDLTTVLITHHLEELPTSTSHALLLRDGRVLAAGAAAGVLTTEAVSECFDHPITISRNGGRWAATVGPA is encoded by the coding sequence TTGCCCCCCGCCGTGCCCGGCGTCGTCCTGAACGCCGACAAGATCGATCTCGTCCGCGAGCGCAGGCTCCTGCTCGACCGGGTCAGCATGACCGTCCTGCGCGGCGAGCACTGGGCGCTGCTCGGCCCGAACGGCGCCGGCAAGAGTACCCTGCTCGGCATCTTCGGCGCCTACACCCACCCGACCCGGGGCACCGCCGAGATCCTCGGGCACCGGCTCGGGCGCGTCGACGTGCAGCGGGTGCGCCGGGTGATCGGGCACGTCGACCCCCGGCACCCGCTGGAGTCCGCGCGGACGGTCCGCGAGGTCGTCCTGACGGGCGCCACCGGGACGATCGAGCTCGTGCCGCGCTGGGCGCCCACCGCGGACGAGCCGGGCCGCGCGGACGAGCTGATCGCGCTGCTGGGCCTGACGGACCGCGCCTCCGCGCGCTGGCCGACCCTGTCGCAGGGCGAGCGCGGCCGGGCGCTGATCGCGCGGGCACTGATGCCCGACCCGCCGCTGCTGCTCCTCGACGAGCCCGCGACCGGCCTGGACGTCGCCGCCCGCGAGCGACTGCCGGCGAGCATCGACCGGCTCCGCGCCGGCCGTCCGGACCTGACGACCGTGCTGATCACCCACCACCTGGAGGAGCTGCCGACCAGCACGAGCCACGCGCTGCTCCTGCGGGACGGGCGGGTGCTCGCGGCGGGCGCCGCCGCCGGCGTGCTGACCACGGAGGCGGTCAGCGAGTGCTTCGACCACCCGATCACGATCTCCCGGAACGGGGGCCGCTGGGCCGCGACGGTCGGGCCTGCGTAG
- a CDS encoding AAA domain-containing protein, producing MTTGGTTGHTGETGGDAGGGIAAGTRRLTPVPSYVPAPAGRPDAGSGAAPPEDPGKAAGRVVDAVLADLSGAHRGVVVDSPPGAGKSTLVVRAAGHLADAGERLMIVAQTNEQVDDLIERIADAHPRLTIGRLSASQYVPSERVLAHPQVQVRQKAADLAEQAVVIATAAKWATLADGSWPWAIVDEAYQMRSDMLLRIAGRFERALFVGDPGQLDPFSTVEVERWAGLAWDPMRSAVSVLLAHNPDLPVHRLPVSWRLPASAAPVVADAFYPFTPFRAGTGPDDRRLEFSAGGMGTTYDRALEEAAATGWALFELPARHTLRTDSEAVRATAALAVRLLQRGPIAHSEKGTAQVDASRVAIGAAHRDQVTAIRAALGPHGAGITVDTANRLQGREYDVTVVLHPLSGRRDATAFHLESGRLCVLTSRHRHACVVVARAGIPELLDAHPSSEPVHLGVPVKFPDGWEANQSVLAHLARHRVAAG from the coding sequence ATGACCACGGGCGGGACGACGGGCCACACCGGGGAGACCGGGGGCGACGCCGGGGGCGGGATCGCGGCGGGAACGCGCCGCCTGACCCCGGTGCCGTCGTACGTCCCCGCCCCCGCGGGACGCCCGGACGCCGGGTCGGGCGCGGCCCCGCCGGAGGATCCCGGGAAGGCCGCGGGCCGCGTCGTGGACGCCGTCCTGGCCGACCTGTCCGGCGCCCACCGGGGCGTGGTCGTCGACTCCCCGCCCGGTGCCGGCAAGTCCACGCTGGTGGTCCGCGCCGCCGGGCACCTGGCGGACGCGGGCGAGCGGCTGATGATCGTCGCGCAGACCAACGAGCAGGTCGACGACCTCATCGAGCGGATCGCCGACGCGCATCCGCGGCTGACGATCGGGCGCCTGTCGGCGTCGCAGTACGTGCCGTCCGAGCGGGTGCTCGCCCACCCGCAGGTCCAGGTCCGGCAGAAGGCCGCCGACCTCGCCGAGCAGGCCGTGGTGATCGCGACGGCCGCGAAGTGGGCGACGCTGGCGGACGGGTCGTGGCCGTGGGCGATCGTCGACGAGGCGTACCAGATGCGTTCGGACATGCTGCTGCGCATCGCCGGGCGGTTCGAGCGGGCGCTGTTCGTGGGCGACCCCGGCCAGCTCGACCCGTTCTCCACGGTCGAGGTCGAGCGCTGGGCGGGCCTCGCGTGGGACCCGATGCGCAGCGCCGTGTCGGTCCTGCTCGCCCACAACCCCGACCTGCCCGTCCACCGGCTCCCGGTGTCGTGGCGGCTGCCGGCGTCGGCGGCGCCCGTGGTCGCGGACGCCTTCTACCCGTTCACCCCGTTCCGCGCCGGGACGGGCCCGGACGACCGGCGGCTCGAGTTCTCGGCGGGCGGCATGGGCACCACCTACGACCGGGCGCTGGAGGAGGCCGCGGCCACCGGCTGGGCACTGTTCGAGCTGCCCGCGCGGCACACGCTGCGCACCGACTCCGAGGCGGTCCGCGCGACGGCGGCGCTCGCCGTCCGGCTGCTGCAGCGCGGCCCGATCGCGCACTCCGAGAAGGGGACGGCACAGGTCGACGCGTCCCGCGTGGCGATCGGCGCGGCGCACCGCGACCAGGTCACCGCGATCCGCGCCGCGCTCGGCCCGCACGGCGCGGGGATCACCGTCGACACCGCGAACCGCCTGCAGGGCCGCGAGTACGACGTGACGGTCGTCCTGCACCCGCTTTCGGGCCGCCGCGACGCGACCGCGTTCCACCTGGAGTCGGGACGGCTGTGCGTGCTGACGTCGCGGCACCGGCACGCGTGCGTCGTGGTGGCGCGGGCGGGCATCCCCGAGCTGCTGGACGCCCACCCGTCGTCCGAGCCCGTGCACCTGGGGGTGCCCGTGAAGTTCCCGGACGGGTGGGAGGCGAACCAGTCGGTCCTGGCCCACCTCGCCCGGCATCGCGTCGCGGCGGGCTGA
- a CDS encoding VOC family protein translates to MEVLSSRILLRPADAKASQRFYRDVLGLAVHREFGPADSPGIVFFLGSGFLEVSGHGAAEDGSAAKIWLQVRDVRAEHERLAAAGARIVREPREEPWGLIEMWIEDPAGVEIVIVEVPEGHPLRRDTR, encoded by the coding sequence ATGGAGGTTTTGAGCAGCCGCATCCTGCTTCGCCCGGCGGACGCGAAGGCGAGCCAGCGCTTCTACCGGGACGTCCTGGGACTCGCCGTTCACCGGGAGTTCGGCCCGGCCGACTCCCCCGGCATCGTGTTCTTCCTCGGCTCCGGGTTCCTGGAGGTGTCGGGGCACGGCGCCGCCGAGGACGGGTCCGCGGCGAAGATCTGGCTCCAGGTCCGCGACGTCCGGGCCGAGCACGAACGGCTCGCGGCCGCCGGGGCGCGGATCGTCCGGGAACCGCGCGAGGAGCCCTGGGGGCTGATCGAGATGTGGATCGAGGACCCGGCGGGTGTCGAGATCGTCATCGTGGAGGTACCGGAGGGTCATCCGCTCCGCCGCGACACCCGCTGA
- a CDS encoding NAD(P)-dependent oxidoreductase, whose translation MTEVALLGTGIMGTAMARTLLRDGHRVTVWNRTAARAEPLRADGAAVAASPAEAVTGAEAVITILADGETALAAMADAAPGLRAGQVWAQMGTVAVDDVPRLAALAADHGVTFVDAPVQGTKQPAEQGNLIVLAAGPQEARPVLEPVFGALGSRTLWLDEDGAGAAGTRLKLAAVGYAISLTSVIAESVALTRALGLDPARLAEVLGGGPLDNAYLQVKMKAIVEDDLAPSFAVRNAEKNTRIIHEAAAAAGIRVDVNDAAGERFRRAIEQGRGDEDMAATYHASFPG comes from the coding sequence ATGACCGAAGTCGCCCTGCTCGGCACCGGGATCATGGGCACCGCGATGGCCCGCACCCTGCTGCGCGACGGGCACCGGGTCACGGTGTGGAACCGGACGGCGGCCCGCGCCGAGCCGCTGCGCGCCGACGGTGCCGCCGTCGCCGCCTCCCCCGCCGAGGCGGTGACCGGCGCCGAGGCGGTCATCACGATCCTGGCCGACGGCGAGACGGCGCTGGCGGCCATGGCCGACGCGGCACCCGGCCTTCGCGCCGGGCAGGTCTGGGCGCAGATGGGCACCGTCGCCGTGGACGACGTGCCGCGGCTCGCCGCCCTGGCCGCCGATCACGGCGTGACGTTCGTGGACGCGCCCGTCCAGGGCACCAAGCAGCCGGCCGAGCAGGGGAACCTGATCGTCCTGGCCGCCGGGCCGCAGGAGGCGCGGCCCGTCCTGGAGCCGGTGTTCGGCGCGCTGGGCAGCCGGACGCTGTGGCTGGACGAGGACGGCGCGGGCGCCGCGGGCACCCGGCTCAAGCTCGCGGCGGTCGGCTACGCGATCTCGCTGACCTCGGTCATCGCCGAGTCGGTCGCGCTGACCAGGGCTCTCGGGCTGGACCCGGCGCGGCTGGCCGAGGTCCTCGGCGGCGGTCCGCTCGACAACGCGTACCTGCAGGTGAAGATGAAGGCGATCGTGGAGGACGACCTCGCTCCGAGCTTCGCCGTCCGCAACGCGGAGAAGAACACCCGGATCATCCACGAGGCGGCTGCGGCCGCCGGGATCCGCGTCGACGTCAACGACGCGGCGGGCGAGCGGTTCCGCCGCGCGATCGAGCAGGGGCGCGGCGACGAGGACATGGCCGCGACCTACCACGCGAGTTTCCCCGGCTGA
- a CDS encoding phosphotransferase enzyme family protein, producing the protein MPTSQTADIAAGARTAEPAAGSAGPPARLLRRWELGPDARFAATGPDGPAARRSRRVDTANGSFLLREHPVPDRRRIRFRHRITTALDEAGLPVLAPVPARTGRTLVTSGGLGYELFPWAGGRGRDGLELTFAQCEALGGLLGRLHAEMERLTPPVQQSMLVPVPRAADAAAAVDAMLATVPRDGGGTDFDALSERRLRERRALLAEFADHQPPDAEVCTVGHLHGAFHPGNLRHGGSGNVTAVLGWDGLTTGPVAGEVVRAAARLFACEDDRGLDLDRVQAFVRGHRASFPLDAGQIQSAVHRAWWERLCDVAPLRHRYLGEDGTWERPAQDRGHAALVAWWSANLERTLDAFAAPYATGAGEGATAESGADVPGDEHAYG; encoded by the coding sequence GTGCCGACGTCGCAGACTGCTGACATCGCCGCCGGTGCCCGTACCGCCGAGCCCGCCGCCGGATCCGCCGGGCCGCCCGCGCGGCTGCTGCGCCGCTGGGAACTCGGGCCGGACGCACGGTTCGCCGCGACCGGTCCGGACGGGCCCGCGGCCCGGCGGTCCCGGCGCGTCGACACGGCGAACGGCTCGTTCCTGCTGAGGGAGCATCCCGTTCCCGACCGGCGCCGCATCCGGTTCCGGCACCGGATCACCACCGCGCTCGACGAGGCGGGACTGCCGGTCCTCGCGCCCGTCCCGGCCCGCACCGGCCGGACGCTGGTGACCTCCGGCGGCCTGGGCTACGAGCTGTTCCCGTGGGCCGGCGGGCGCGGACGGGACGGGCTGGAGCTGACGTTCGCGCAGTGCGAGGCGCTCGGCGGGCTGCTCGGCCGGCTGCACGCGGAGATGGAGCGGCTGACGCCGCCGGTGCAGCAGAGCATGCTGGTGCCCGTGCCGCGCGCCGCGGACGCCGCGGCGGCCGTCGACGCCATGCTGGCGACCGTCCCGCGCGACGGCGGCGGGACCGACTTCGACGCGCTGTCGGAGCGGCGCCTGCGGGAGCGGCGGGCGCTGCTGGCGGAGTTCGCCGACCACCAGCCGCCGGACGCGGAGGTCTGCACGGTCGGGCATCTGCACGGCGCGTTCCACCCGGGGAACCTCCGCCATGGCGGCTCGGGCAACGTCACCGCCGTCCTCGGCTGGGACGGCCTCACCACGGGCCCGGTGGCCGGCGAGGTGGTGCGGGCCGCGGCGCGGCTGTTCGCGTGCGAGGACGACCGCGGCCTCGACCTCGACCGGGTGCAGGCGTTCGTGCGGGGGCACCGCGCGTCGTTCCCGCTCGACGCCGGGCAGATCCAGTCGGCGGTGCACCGCGCCTGGTGGGAGCGCCTCTGCGACGTCGCGCCGCTGCGGCACCGCTATCTCGGCGAGGACGGCACCTGGGAACGGCCGGCGCAGGACCGTGGCCACGCCGCGCTCGTGGCCTGGTGGTCGGCCAACCTCGAGCGGACGCTCGACGCGTTCGCCGCCCCGTACGCGACGGGCGCCGGAGAAGGTGCGACCGCCGAGTCCGGCGCGGACGTCCCGGGCGACGAGCACGCCTACGGCTGA
- a CDS encoding nitroreductase family deazaflavin-dependent oxidoreductase, which yields MLYGKEHVARYQETDGAEGHDWQGTVTLLLTTTGRRTGRPRTTPLIYQPEGDAYLVVASKGGADEPPLWYLNLQENPEVEVQVKGDRFTARARTATPEEKPAFWRKMAATWPSYDEYQTKTDREIPVVVLEPV from the coding sequence ATGCTGTACGGCAAGGAGCACGTCGCCCGCTACCAGGAGACCGACGGCGCGGAGGGCCACGACTGGCAGGGGACGGTGACCCTGCTGCTCACCACGACCGGACGGCGCACCGGGCGGCCGCGCACGACGCCGCTGATCTACCAGCCGGAGGGCGACGCGTACCTGGTCGTCGCGTCCAAGGGCGGCGCGGACGAGCCCCCGCTCTGGTACCTGAACCTGCAGGAGAACCCGGAGGTCGAGGTGCAGGTGAAGGGCGACAGGTTCACCGCCCGGGCCCGCACCGCCACGCCCGAGGAGAAGCCCGCCTTCTGGAGGAAGATGGCCGCGACATGGCCCTCGTACGACGAGTACCAGACGAAGACGGACCGGGAAATCCCCGTGGTCGTCCTCGAGCCCGTCTGA
- a CDS encoding helix-turn-helix transcriptional regulator translates to MIDYPRRGGPTVLRILLGAQLRRLREECGISTEQAGYEIRGSHSKISRMELGRVGFKSRDVADLLTLYGVTDPAERAPMLDLAKEANTPGWWHRYGDVLPNWFEAYLGLEEAASLLRSYELQFVPGLLQTEDYARAVVRLGFPDASEEEVERRVWVRTTRQHRFTSPNAPTLWAVVDEAVVRRPLGGREVMRRQLHHLMEMSELPNVTLQIVPFGAGGHAAAGGPFTILRFAEPGLSDVVYLEQLTSALYLDKPTDVDTYMRAMNNLCITAARPDDTGGLLDGVLHDL, encoded by the coding sequence CTGATCGACTATCCACGCCGCGGCGGGCCGACCGTCCTGCGCATTCTGCTCGGCGCGCAGCTCCGCCGCCTCCGGGAAGAATGCGGAATCTCCACCGAGCAGGCCGGGTACGAGATCCGCGGCTCCCATTCGAAGATCAGCCGGATGGAACTGGGCCGCGTCGGCTTCAAGTCCCGCGACGTCGCCGACCTCCTCACCCTCTACGGCGTCACCGACCCCGCCGAGCGGGCCCCGATGCTGGATCTGGCCAAGGAGGCCAACACGCCCGGCTGGTGGCACCGGTACGGGGACGTGCTGCCGAACTGGTTCGAGGCCTACCTCGGGCTCGAGGAGGCCGCGTCCCTGCTGCGCTCCTACGAGCTCCAGTTCGTCCCGGGCCTGCTCCAGACCGAGGACTACGCCCGCGCGGTCGTCCGCCTCGGGTTCCCGGACGCCTCCGAGGAGGAGGTCGAGCGGCGGGTCTGGGTGCGGACCACCCGGCAGCACCGCTTCACCTCGCCCAACGCCCCGACGCTGTGGGCGGTGGTGGACGAGGCGGTCGTGCGGCGTCCGCTGGGCGGGCGCGAGGTGATGCGGCGGCAGCTGCATCATCTGATGGAGATGTCGGAACTGCCGAACGTGACGCTGCAGATCGTGCCGTTCGGCGCGGGCGGGCACGCGGCCGCCGGCGGCCCGTTCACGATCCTGCGTTTCGCCGAGCCCGGCCTGTCCGACGTCGTGTACCTGGAGCAGCTCACCAGCGCCCTCTACCTCGACAAGCCGACCGACGTCGACACCTACATGCGCGCGATGAACAACCTCTGCATCACGGCCGCGCGCCCGGACGACACCGGCGGCCTGCTGGACGGGGTCCTGCACGATCTGTGA
- a CDS encoding ABC transporter permease, producing the protein MSAAGTPGNTTRASGPPAGRAPAGAIVAEWHKLRTVRSTAAIMAAIGAGVLLSLLWSFYAVRYWDGLSAADRERLNVAPPTQFLVTVLPVCGVVLGALTLTSEYATGMIRTSLTVLPRRVPLLGAKALAAGGLVGGAGLVSLVAALLAGRAIADGRPMPGFDGPLGEHVANAVAVAVTAAAITLMSLGLAAVLRSTAATITVGLGLLFVAPPLARLLPAPWDDRIWRLQPTGFPGDIAPVPGSTPMTDGLPAPVAAAVLLGYVVAMLGAGAWALARRDA; encoded by the coding sequence GTGAGCGCGGCCGGAACCCCGGGGAACACGACCCGGGCGAGCGGGCCCCCGGCGGGCCGAGCCCCGGCGGGCGCGATCGTCGCCGAGTGGCACAAGCTGCGCACCGTCCGGTCGACGGCCGCGATCATGGCGGCGATCGGCGCCGGGGTCCTCCTGTCCCTGCTCTGGTCTTTCTACGCGGTGCGCTACTGGGACGGGCTGTCGGCCGCGGACAGGGAGCGGCTGAACGTGGCGCCGCCGACGCAGTTCCTCGTGACGGTGCTCCCGGTCTGCGGAGTGGTCCTCGGTGCCCTGACGCTGACGTCGGAGTACGCGACCGGGATGATCCGCACGAGCCTCACCGTTCTCCCGCGCCGGGTGCCGCTGCTGGGCGCCAAGGCCTTGGCGGCGGGCGGCCTGGTCGGCGGTGCCGGGCTGGTGAGCCTCGTGGCGGCGCTCCTGGCGGGACGAGCGATCGCGGACGGCCGCCCGATGCCGGGGTTCGACGGTCCGCTCGGCGAGCACGTCGCCAACGCGGTGGCCGTGGCGGTGACGGCGGCGGCGATCACGCTGATGTCACTGGGCCTGGCGGCGGTGCTGCGCTCGACGGCGGCGACGATCACCGTCGGGTTGGGTCTGCTGTTCGTGGCGCCGCCGCTGGCCCGGCTGCTGCCGGCCCCGTGGGACGACCGGATCTGGCGGCTGCAGCCGACCGGGTTCCCGGGCGACATCGCGCCGGTGCCCGGCTCGACCCCGATGACGGACGGGCTGCCGGCGCCGGTCGCCGCGGCGGTCCTGCTCGGTTACGTCGTCGCCATGCTCGGCGCCGGGGCCTGGGCGCTGGCGCGCCGCGACGCGTGA
- a CDS encoding ATP-binding cassette domain-containing protein — MIEVRELTKRYGATTAVDGLSFTVRPGAVTGFLGPNGAGKSTTMRVLLGLDAAGSGEALVNGGRYAALRRPMLEVGALLDAGAAHGGRRALDHLGWLARSNGIASRRVTEVLELVGLAGVARKRVGGFSLGMRQRLGVAAALLGDPGVLMFDEPVNGLDPDGVRWIRGLMRSLADEGRTVLISSHLMSEMELTADRLIVIGRGRLIADTSVRELADRFARGVRVRSPRPDELTAVLAAAGGRVEAAQGDALTVTGLDVAEIGDRAAAHGIPLHEVASQSASLEEAYMELTAGSTEFGAVAR, encoded by the coding sequence ATGATCGAGGTACGTGAGCTGACCAAGCGCTACGGCGCGACGACGGCGGTGGACGGCCTGTCGTTCACGGTGCGGCCCGGGGCGGTCACCGGGTTCCTCGGGCCGAACGGCGCGGGAAAGTCGACGACCATGCGGGTCCTGCTGGGCCTGGACGCGGCCGGGTCCGGCGAGGCGCTCGTGAACGGCGGCCGGTACGCGGCGCTGCGGCGGCCGATGCTCGAGGTGGGCGCCCTGCTGGACGCGGGCGCGGCGCACGGCGGGCGCCGGGCGCTGGACCACCTGGGATGGCTGGCGCGCAGCAACGGCATCGCGTCCCGCCGGGTGACCGAGGTGCTCGAGCTGGTCGGCCTGGCCGGGGTGGCGCGCAAACGGGTCGGGGGCTTCTCGCTCGGCATGCGGCAGCGGCTCGGGGTCGCGGCGGCGCTGCTGGGCGACCCGGGCGTGCTGATGTTCGACGAGCCGGTGAACGGCCTGGACCCGGACGGCGTGCGCTGGATCCGCGGGCTGATGCGGTCCCTCGCGGACGAGGGCCGCACGGTGCTGATCTCCAGCCACCTGATGAGCGAGATGGAGCTGACCGCCGACCGGCTGATCGTCATCGGCCGGGGACGGCTGATCGCCGACACGTCCGTCCGGGAGCTGGCGGACCGGTTCGCGCGCGGCGTGCGGGTGCGCTCGCCGCGCCCGGACGAGTTGACGGCGGTGCTCGCGGCGGCCGGGGGTCGCGTGGAGGCCGCGCAGGGCGACGCGCTCACGGTGACGGGACTGGACGTCGCCGAGATCGGGGACCGTGCAGCGGCGCACGGCATCCCGCTGCACGAGGTCGCGTCGCAGAGCGCGTCGTTGGAGGAGGCGTACATGGAACTGACCGCCGGCAGCACCGAGTTCGGGGCGGTGGCACGGTGA
- a CDS encoding sensor histidine kinase — protein MDEPEARVPLAPRVAGSRLIALDVAAALFYVLALMMSAGPGTSAAVAGPLVAASGLPLAARRIWPVPVFAVVFAASTATLVLGLPPDAYVAAAYALYTVALTRRRRRWVPTTLIGVLSGVVILGTALAGPLGRQAERAGVVVLGVAVLGASWALGRTVRDRREHAVRFARELADRAVGEERLRIARELHDIVAHSMSLIAVKSGVAVHVAEARPAEAVDALRVIEATSRGSLAEMRHLLGVLRADAAGDGDLAPAPDLTALDALAERAAMAGVRVDLDVRAGDLPEGVALSVYRIVQEAVTNVVKHAAPARCRVRVDAAGGRVGIDVTDDGPGERVLPGGPGEGHGIIGMRERVMMYGGEFTAGPRPEGGFAVSARFPYRT, from the coding sequence GTGGACGAACCCGAAGCGCGCGTCCCGCTCGCCCCGCGGGTCGCCGGGTCCCGGCTGATCGCCCTGGACGTCGCGGCGGCGCTCTTCTACGTGCTCGCGCTGATGATGTCCGCGGGGCCCGGTACGTCCGCGGCCGTCGCGGGGCCGCTCGTCGCCGCGTCCGGACTGCCCCTCGCCGCGCGGCGGATCTGGCCCGTTCCCGTGTTCGCCGTCGTGTTCGCCGCCTCCACCGCGACGCTGGTCCTCGGCCTGCCCCCGGACGCCTACGTCGCCGCCGCCTACGCCCTCTACACGGTGGCGCTCACCCGGCGCCGCCGCAGGTGGGTGCCCACCACCCTCATCGGTGTGCTGAGCGGCGTCGTCATCCTCGGCACCGCGCTCGCCGGGCCTCTCGGCCGGCAGGCCGAACGCGCCGGCGTCGTCGTGCTCGGCGTCGCCGTGCTGGGCGCCTCCTGGGCGCTCGGCCGCACCGTCCGCGACCGCCGTGAGCACGCCGTGCGCTTCGCCCGGGAACTCGCCGACCGCGCCGTCGGGGAGGAGCGCCTGCGCATCGCCCGCGAACTGCACGACATCGTCGCCCACAGCATGAGCCTCATCGCCGTGAAGAGCGGCGTCGCCGTCCACGTCGCCGAGGCCCGCCCCGCCGAGGCCGTCGACGCCCTCCGCGTCATCGAGGCCACCAGCCGCGGCAGCCTCGCCGAGATGCGCCACCTCCTCGGCGTCCTGCGCGCCGACGCCGCGGGGGACGGCGACCTCGCGCCCGCGCCCGACCTCACCGCCCTCGACGCGCTCGCCGAGCGCGCCGCGATGGCCGGGGTGCGCGTCGACCTCGACGTCCGGGCGGGCGATCTGCCCGAGGGCGTCGCGCTGTCGGTCTACCGCATCGTCCAGGAGGCCGTCACCAACGTCGTCAAGCACGCCGCTCCCGCCCGCTGCCGGGTCCGCGTCGACGCCGCCGGCGGGCGGGTCGGCATCGACGTCACCGACGACGGCCCCGGCGAGCGCGTCCTGCCCGGCGGCCCCGGCGAGGGGCACGGCATCATCGGGATGCGCGAACGCGTCATGATGTACGGCGGCGAGTTCACCGCCGGGCCCCGGCCCGAGGGCGGATTCGCCGTGTCGGCCCGATTCCCCTACCGAACGTGA